TTTGATTAAGTGGGAAGCGTTCGTTCGTTTTAACCGAAATAACTACAACTAATAGAATAACTTATATGGTATAAATTGTGGCTATAATTTCTGCTTGAGCGTCTTTGCTTCATGGAAAGTATTTAGTAAATGAACCTATTTTTTCTCAACGATCCAATAACTGATGGTGATCTTTCCTTTACAGCCGGCAACTCATCTGAAGTCAACCTAAATGGCTGGAGAGGATATTTTTGGAGCCCTAATTTTCCCAACAACTCCCCAACAAACAGAACATCCACATGGAATATCACGGTACCCAGTGGGAAAATTATCAAACTGATCTTTTTGAACTTCACCCTGGTAACAGGTGAAAACGATGACTGCGCTGGAGCAGTACCAACGAGTGCCCGTATTTTTATATCAAACGTTGCCTCACATTTCGGAAAGCCTGGTGACTTTAAGATTTGTGGCCAAAAGCTTCCTCGTCCTGTTTACTCAGATGGAAATTTCCTTCAAGTGACATTTGAATCCCGCGCCACCGTAAACAAAGGATTCAATGCCTCTTTTGAGGCGATAGATAGCGACACACGTAAGAGTTTTTGATCGTGTatattgtgatatttttataaaaaaaaataaaggtattctctctgtctctctctctaaGCTGGTTTAGTGATGTTCTATCTAAAGAGGCATCCAGTGTGTTGCTGTCAATCGACAGCCCCGATACTTCGTTCATAAGGAGCCTCACGACCAGTGAGtaagagagacagagagacagacatAGGGGgagacagacaggcagacagacagagcAAGAGAGACAGGGAAACATACGgggagacagacagacagacagagacagCGAAAGAGAGAGAAGCTTTAAGCGCACATTTCATTATCGCAAATAAACGAAAGATTGTTTTACGTGAACTCAGTAATTACAGTAGATAAGAGACATTGTCCTCAACCTCACGtagactttttaaattttttcagtgtGTCCTACAGATATGATCCTTGATGAAATGTCAGGTTCTTTCTCCTCTCCCTTTAATCCAAGAAACTATCCATTCAACCAGACATGTAGCTGGAAGATTATAGGGAAACAAGGATACCGTGTTAAGCTCACAATACCAGACTATAATCTTGAACGTTGTGGTGGCACCGCGTGCTCGTGTGATTATATGGAAGTTCAGAATAGCTTCAGTGATGAAGCGCTGCCTGGAAAACTATGTGGTACACCAAGGTATATTCCTGTCATATTTTATTCACTGCACGAAAGCCTGAGGGTGGTGTTTGTGTCCGATGATACAAACATGGATTATGACGGATTTGGGGCAACTTACAACCTGTTGAACTacagtcctccaagtaagtaGAGAAAACAACGTCATGAGATCTAAGAGTTCGCTGAGAGAAGAtgtttcatgaaataaattcaCCCATACAAGTAATGATATGGAGCTTACTTAATAAAATTGGAGGTTTTCTCTGTTATCAACTCAGGGTGAATGCGAACATCTCTGATATATTGTGTAAGCGGTGATGTATTGGGAAGCAATGCCAACTTTAATTTATCTCTTAACAATCTTCATATTCTTGAATTAGGGGgtaagaaaatgtggtgctgcgtcggtgggggagtataacaagatgatttagtttcatcaactgagtttataatgtaaattggtcaccgtaacgagtttcaaatattcatattcttgcCTTGGGCCTACTTCCTTATAAACACCATATTGGAATGTATCAGACTGAAGAGTATAGTTTTGAGCCGTTTTGGTTTGTATAGATTTTGGCCATTGGTCGAATCAACAATTAAAAGAtaagcattttgattggttgttactAATTACTTATTGTCCCACACGCACTTGCTCCTTTTCCATTGTTTACAGTTTGTCCCAAGGAGGCAATTCCTCTCTCAGGCAGCGGGAAAATAAGAAGTACAAACTACCCAAAGAGTAACTACACTGCGTCTAGAAATTGTACCTGGAACATTACCGCGCCAGCTGACAAAATTGTCAAGTTTACGTTTACTGACTTTGTCTTAAGTGAGTGTTCAGCCAATAATTGTTCGGATTCTTGTTCTTATGTGGAGCTTTATGATGGTGGGTCAACAAGTTCGCCTTTGCTGGGGCGATTTTGCCAGGGGTCGTCTTGGAATGAGACTCAGTTGTCGAGTGGAAAccaaatgtttgtgatgttccatCCTGGAAAAGCAGTTGCTCGTGGATTTGAAGCGAAATATGAATCCACAACGACCGGTGGTGAGTACCCTCTCAAGTTTATTCTGAATATCGTCTTTTATaatcttcaaattttcctctTACGCGAATTGGTCTTGATCAGTGGTGAAGCACTGCCTGGAAAACTATGTGGCACACCAAGGtttattcctgtaaaattttattcactacaTGAAAGCTTGAGGGTACTGTTTGTGTCCGATGATGCAAACATGGATTATAACGGATTTGGggcaacttacaagctgttgaaccacagtcctccaagtaagtaGCATATATATGATCGTCAGTCCGTCTTTTCCATGAAACATGCTTATGcagcatcaaaataaaagaataccagcaaaaacagcaaacaaaaaaaaaaaagattcaactAAGAATAGAGAACGccatttttcaagaaagtgaTTTGGGGTTAGGGGAACATGTTTTTAAGAAATCATATGCCTGATTATTAAGGCTGCCTCCATGAAAGAAGAGCTGTTTTATATCGTTAGTatgaagcaaaaatttgagagaTACGGGTCGCTTTTCCGATTGTTTTCTTGCTAGCTAATCCCATTaaggaggggggcattgggattttgGGCACACCAGGGtttattcctgtaaaattttattcactcaACGAAAGCTTGAGGGTGCTGTTTGTGTCCGACGATACAATCATGGATTTTGACGGATTTGGGGCAACTTATAACCTGCTGAACCacagtcctccaagtaagtaGCATATATATACGATCGTCAGTCCGTCTTTTCCATGAAACATGCTTATGCAGCATCAAAATAAGAGAATAACTGCAaaaggagcaaaaaaaaaaattcaactaacATAGAATAGTGAAAGccatttttcaagaaagtggTTAAAAGAACATGTTATTAAGAAATCATTTGCCTGATGACTAAGGCTACCTCCATAAAAGAAGAGCTGTTTTATATTGTTAATATGaagcaaaattttaaacataCGGGTCGCTTTTCCGATGGTTGCCTTGCTAGCTAATCCCATTaaggaggggggcattgggatttttgGTTCTGCAGTTTTGActattttttagatcggtttttcgtttttttcggTTTCTACGCCAAAAACGTcgctttttcggttttggtgttcatcGCGGTTTGCAGATTATCcgttttttagcatttggtttccggttttcgcgaaaaatactaacgggttttcggatttgatatctGATGCGGTTTTGatttttcctatttgacctatttggCAATTACGCGCCTCCACTGCTGACCTCGAATAGCTactaaacgcaaatgttattgagTGGAATGCTTGACAAACCAATGAAATATCGCAGGGGTCCctaggtagcctacgtgtagtcgtaccctccccctccccaaaGGTGAGCTGGGGAGGGTAAGCTTACACGTAGGGTACCGTTAGGCACAGAACATTGCCAGAGTTTCTTTAAcaacgccacctcgaagttaatgaccaagttacaggccacaTGTGACTGATTGATTTAACATTTCAATGGAATCTCCAAACCTTCAGGTCTTAGTTCgaaaatagaaatattagaTGAGggattttcgatgaaactttccagagctatcACTATTTGCGGCTGCAAAATTGTAATCCTATTGAGGACTTTTGTGCGGATTTCCCTAATTTAACTGGGgtccattaccagctgctgtgTCCGGAGAGACCACGCTCGAGGCCCTAGGGAGagcagctgttaatttaagcagatactagaagatacgaatgccaagtccacggcattcataaatcctgtaatgaaattagtgtagcTTACTATGTATGCTCCACCTGTCACtactgtatcggatcgatcagggttttaataactgcggtgtgaaaatgtatcggttttgacagtttttcatgcggttttcggttttgatcgaattttttttccggttttttggtgttggatgattttttctacggttttgccGTTTCTAAAAGGCCTCAATGCCTCCCTCATTAAGAATATCTGTTAAGGTGCCTTCTCTTTCAAGTGACATTCGACCGGAACTAAAGAGGAAGGAATGATAGCAATGGTTTTTTCTCCTCTCACATATTTCAacggaaatatttttattccagtttctCCGAAGGAAGTAATTCCTCTCTCTGGTAGCGGAAAGATAAGCAGCCCGAACCACCCAATGAGTAACTACGCCATGTCTACCAATTGTACGTGGAAAATAACAGGATCTGCCAGTCAAAAGATAAAGTTTGCCTTCACTGACTTTGCCCTTAGTCCATGTGCTGCCGATTGTAATTCGGATTCTTGCTGCTATGTTGAGCTTTACGATGgtggcttgtgcaattttgttagtctttgaaaaaatttactcttgcttatttattccaaattgcactcgaaatcatgtgattacctttACAAACTGTACGAGAAAATCATGTATAATATTCATCAAAAAGTAAGAGATAGCTTCtcagaagcaaagcgcgcgcatcaattgcaaaaataatttattcaaaccgtgcgttcggtcaaacAACCGcgaacaatgaaaacaataatatacaatgatattttcacatctttaaggcgcaaaaaagttcaaagtccggatatacagttcaaggaattgttcagtctgtgtcccAATcattttcgatgaaatggaatcgtcgtttgtCAGGTTTAACCatgcttgtttttaatttcggcgtagagTAGCacgagcaaagtgttaagctgggtcggctaGTAactttcgatttccttggcaattgcCTTCTCTAAAcaacactttttccaaaccgacaaccaaaaagcagtgctttctacggtgttttcgttgttagagctgtttttcagctgctgtttTCAGCTGCTGTGGCGGAAGAAACCCTACTGAGAACGCCGGCCATTGGTTCTGTGGCAAATTTTTtgcgtatccaaatgttgcgacatccaaggctcgcatttcaTAGGCTATCTGTGAGCTTCTTTGACTATTGACCACACACCCTACGGGCTCatgcagttttgttttctttgaaaaattttactcgtgcttatttattccaaattgcactcgaaatcatctGATTACCTGATTACCTGATTACCTAAATTCTGTAGCCCGTCACCAAATGAAtccaaatgaaagagaatctagATTGTCATTCATCTGCTACGTGATGTTCAAACACGTGTTCGTCCTCAGTCTAAAGTTTATATAAAATACCTGGGCGTTCTTATTAATCCGAATCTCTCTTGGAAATACCACATTGATTCTATTGTtacaaaattaggaaaaatgtTGGGCTGCTTACAAAGCTACGCCACTCTGTACCTCGATCATTACGACTAAATATCCATGTATAAGTCACTAATTCATCGTTATTTAACCTATGATCTTGCTGCCTGGGGTCAGGCATGCAAGACTTATCTTAACAAAATTCtaattcttcagaaaaaaaCCGTCTTCGTTTGCTGTACTTCGCAGACTGGCACGACCATGCAACTCCTTTATTTCTCGAAGTTAACGTGCTTCCAATAACTTTTCTAGTCCGTGTGAACCTTAATGCTTTATATCAATAATGGTAAAGCCCCAGCAAacatgttaaatttatttcagaaaacgTCTGGTATTCACTCATACAATATACGATCGTCTACGTTATCATTTAAGAGTCAGTGACTCCATGTCTTTAATTTGTGTTATTAATGTACTTAACTTACCCCGTCACGATTAGCTTTCCagccattttccttttttgtacaaagaacaaagaataaattttaaagaattgaataaattaaatttaagacTGAAGTGGCTCGTTTACAGAACCTGTTTCATGTTACGTTTGGACGTGACAACGAAGTAGCAAGTTGCAAATGAAATATCCGATGAACTTATTTCACGCACTGACTTGTTACGGAGAATTTTGGGCAGTGCTTCTGAAACCACACCTCAAGCACGCGACAGCTCACAGTTTGACGAAACTACCGTGAATGTTATCTGAACAAATCAGCATCAGAAGCAGGAGAAATGAAAATGGCGATCGAGCTGTTTACACTCATACATTCATCCTGGGTTTCCTGACATTTCGTTTTGCCTGCTGAAAATGTCAGCGTGCACAAAGCTGTGGTTAAATGCAGATACtctaatttttaaacaatttcctATGCATGTAAAATTTGAGCTGAGATGATCAGATGGTTACTGTAGCTTTGGTTCAGTGGGAAGCGGGTAAATCAGCTCGTTTTAACCGAAATAACTACAACTAATAGAATAACTTATATGGTATAAATTGTGGCTATAATTTCTGCTTGAACGTCTTTGCTTCGTGGAAAGTATTTCGTAAatgaacttatttttttctcaacgaTCCAATTACTGATGGTGATCTTTCCTTTACAGCCGGCAACTCATCTGAAGTCAACCTAAATGGTTGGAGTGGATATTTTTGGAGCCCTAACTTTCCCAACAACTTCCCAACAAGCAGAACATCCACATGGAATATCACGGTACCCAGTGGGAAAATTATCAAACTGATCTTTTTTAACTTCACCCTGGTAACAGGTGAAAACGATGACTGCGCTGGAGCAGTACCAACGAGTGCCCGTGTTTTTATATCAAACGTTGCTTCACATGCTGGAAAGCCTGGTGACTTTAAGATTTGTGGTCAAAAGCTTCCTCCTCCTGTTTACTCAGATGGAAATTTCCTTCAAGTGACATTTGAATCCCGCGCCACCGTAAACAAAGGATTCAATGCCTCTTTTGAGGCGATAGATAGAGACACACGTAAGCGTTTTTGATCGTGTatattgtgatatttttataaaaaaaaataaaggtattctctctgtctctctctctaaGCTGGTTTAGTGATGTTATATCTAAAAAGGCATCCAGTGTGATGCTGTCAATCTGACAGCCCCGATACTTAGTTCATAAGGAGCCTCATGACCAGTGAGtaagagagacagagagacagacatAAAgggagacagacagacagacagagaaaGAGAGACAGGGAGACAGACGgggagacagacagacagacagagacagCGAAAGAGAGAGAAGCTTTAAGCGCACATTATATTATCGCAAATAAACGAAAGCTTGTTTTACGTGAACTCAGTAATTACAGTAGATAAGAGACATTGTCCTCAACCTCACGtagactttttaaattttttcagtgtGTCCTAGAGATATGATCCTTGATGAAATATCAGGATCTTTCTCCTCTCCGTTCAATCCAAGAAACTATCCATTCAACCAGACATGTAGCTGGAAGATTATAGGGAAACAAGGATACCGTGTTGAGCTCACAATACCAGACTATAATCTTGAACGTTGTGGTGGCGCCGCGTGCTTGTGTGATTATATGGAAGTTCAGAATAGCTTCAGTGATGAAGCGCTGCCTGGAAAACTATGTGGTACACCAAGGGATAATCCTGTCATATTTTATTCACTGCAT
The sequence above is a segment of the Pocillopora verrucosa isolate sample1 chromosome 5, ASM3666991v2, whole genome shotgun sequence genome. Coding sequences within it:
- the LOC136280864 gene encoding tolloid-like protein 2; this encodes MNLFFLNDPITDGDLSFTAGNSSEVNLNGWRGYFWSPNFPNNSPTNRTSTWNITVPSGKIIKLIFLNFTLVTGENDDCAGAVPTSARIFISNVASHFGKPGDFKICGQKLPRPVYSDGNFLQVTFESRATVNKGFNASFEAIDSDTLCPTDMILDEMSGSFSSPFNPRNYPFNQTCSWKIIGKQGYRVKLTIPDYNLERCGGTACSCDYMEVQNSFSDEALPGKLCGTPRYIPVIFYSLHESLRVVFVSDDTNMDYDGFGATYNLLNYSPPICPKEAIPLSGSGKIRSTNYPKSNYTASRNCTWNITAPADKIVKFTFTDFVLSECSANNCSDSCSYVELYDGGSTSSPLLGRFCQGSSWNETQLSSGNQMFVMFHPGKAVARGFEAKYESTTTGAGNSSEVNLNGWSGYFWSPNFPNNFPTSRTSTWNITVPSGKIIKLIFFNFTLVTGENDDCAGAVPTSARVFISNVASHAGKPGDFKICGQKLPPPVYSDGNFLQVTFESRATVNKGFNASFEAIDRDTRKRF